In Candidatus Defluviilinea proxima, a single genomic region encodes these proteins:
- a CDS encoding saccharopine dehydrogenase NADP-binding domain-containing protein: protein MKVLLVGTGGVGEAIAAIAKPRPWMELMVLADYNIERAKEVQGKLGDEKRFPAEFVDASKQEMIEELARKYQVDLIMNSVDPIFNKQIFDAAYNVGVKYMDMAMTLSEPHPTDPFHKSGVKLGDYQFEKAKEWEEKNLLAMVGFGVEPGMADVFARYAQDYLFDEIDEIGIRDGANISIDGYEFAPNFSIWTTIEECLNPPVIYEEGKGWFTTEPFSEPEVFDFPEIGPVEIVNVEHEEVLLVPRWIKAKRVTFKYGLGQEFIDVLKTLHKLGLDKKDKIKVKGIDVSPRDVVAASLPDPAHLGNKMHGKTCAGTWITGTKDGTKKEIYLYQIADNEQCMKVWGCQAVVAQTAFSAVIAMDLIEHGIWSGAGVLGPEAFEPVPFMEKMAEYGFPYGMREVNK from the coding sequence ATGAAAGTATTACTCGTGGGAACAGGGGGAGTGGGGGAAGCTATTGCCGCAATCGCCAAACCACGTCCGTGGATGGAGTTGATGGTACTTGCTGATTACAACATCGAACGAGCAAAGGAAGTGCAAGGCAAACTGGGGGATGAAAAACGCTTCCCTGCCGAATTTGTTGATGCCAGCAAACAAGAAATGATCGAGGAACTGGCTCGCAAATATCAAGTTGACCTCATCATGAATTCTGTTGACCCGATCTTCAATAAACAAATATTTGATGCAGCATACAATGTCGGTGTCAAATATATGGATATGGCCATGACCTTGTCTGAGCCGCATCCTACTGACCCGTTCCACAAGTCGGGCGTCAAACTTGGTGATTATCAATTTGAAAAGGCCAAAGAATGGGAAGAGAAAAACCTGCTTGCGATGGTCGGCTTCGGTGTGGAGCCCGGCATGGCCGACGTGTTCGCCCGTTATGCACAGGATTATCTCTTCGATGAAATTGACGAGATCGGGATCCGTGATGGCGCCAATATTTCAATTGATGGATATGAGTTTGCCCCGAACTTTTCAATATGGACCACGATCGAGGAATGTTTAAATCCGCCAGTGATTTATGAGGAAGGAAAAGGTTGGTTCACCACGGAACCATTCTCCGAACCTGAAGTATTTGACTTCCCAGAGATCGGTCCAGTTGAAATTGTGAATGTAGAACATGAAGAAGTGTTGCTCGTGCCGCGTTGGATCAAGGCAAAACGAGTGACCTTCAAATATGGTCTGGGACAGGAATTCATCGATGTGTTGAAGACGCTTCATAAACTCGGCCTTGATAAAAAGGACAAGATCAAGGTCAAGGGTATTGACGTTTCACCGCGCGATGTAGTTGCCGCGAGCCTGCCGGACCCTGCCCATCTTGGTAACAAGATGCATGGCAAAACCTGTGCTGGTACATGGATCACCGGCACAAAAGACGGCACGAAGAAGGAAATCTACCTCTATCAGATCGCGGACAATGAACAGTGCATGAAGGTTTGGGGATGTCAGGCGGTTGTGGCGCAGACAGCTTTCAGCGCGGTCATTGCCATGGACTTGATCGAGCATGGTATTTGGAGTGGCGCGGGCGTGCTTGGCCCTGAAGCTTTTGAACCTGTCCCATTTATGGAGAAAATGGCCGAGTATGGATTTCCGTATGGGATGAGGGAAGTGAATAAGTAA
- a CDS encoding spermidine/putrescine ABC transporter substrate-binding protein, with translation MSKKNILNVLGVLVIASLMLVSCGGQGEPAAPEPATDAPASTTSKVTSSGFECPEPNPRMEVTSKELNVFVWTEYFPQDMLDCFELVYDIKLNRDEYSSNEEMYAKVSAGGTAYDLVQPTDYIIGLMIRQNLLQELDKSKMPNIGNFDAGWMDQDFDPGNKYTVPYLAGTDAIIVNTDAVENVPESWADLWKPEYAGKMIFLDDSRAVIGFTLLTLGYDVNTKDPAQLSEAKAKLAELIPNVKVFDSDSPKTALIAGDVDLGMTWTGEAFIANQENPAIQYVYPKEGPILWQDNWAMLAGAAHTDAAYAWMNYTMQGDVFWLTVRDFQYTNPNKAALEFAKANHPEVYDAYANSPITNPPAEVVANGHGIADVGDATPLYDDIWVEVKGGN, from the coding sequence ATGAGCAAGAAAAATATTTTGAATGTTTTGGGGGTGTTGGTTATCGCCAGCCTGATGTTGGTTTCCTGCGGTGGGCAAGGAGAGCCTGCGGCTCCAGAGCCAGCCACGGATGCTCCTGCGTCCACGACCAGCAAGGTTACATCCAGCGGTTTCGAATGTCCTGAACCGAATCCGCGCATGGAAGTGACCTCGAAGGAATTGAACGTCTTTGTGTGGACTGAATATTTCCCGCAGGATATGCTGGATTGTTTCGAATTGGTCTATGACATCAAGTTGAATCGAGATGAGTATTCCAGCAATGAGGAAATGTACGCCAAGGTTTCAGCTGGTGGTACTGCCTATGACCTCGTTCAGCCTACAGATTACATCATCGGTTTGATGATCCGCCAGAATCTGTTACAGGAACTGGACAAATCGAAAATGCCGAACATTGGTAACTTCGATGCAGGCTGGATGGATCAAGACTTTGATCCAGGTAACAAATACACCGTCCCCTATTTGGCTGGAACAGACGCGATCATTGTGAACACCGATGCCGTCGAGAATGTCCCTGAATCGTGGGCAGACTTATGGAAGCCTGAGTATGCTGGGAAAATGATCTTCCTGGATGACTCTCGCGCAGTGATCGGTTTTACCTTGTTGACACTGGGATACGATGTCAATACCAAAGATCCTGCTCAACTTTCCGAAGCCAAAGCCAAATTGGCCGAGCTTATTCCGAACGTGAAGGTGTTCGATAGTGATAGCCCCAAGACTGCCTTGATTGCTGGTGACGTGGATTTAGGCATGACCTGGACAGGTGAAGCTTTTATTGCCAATCAGGAGAATCCTGCCATTCAATATGTTTACCCCAAGGAAGGCCCCATCCTTTGGCAGGATAACTGGGCCATGTTGGCTGGCGCGGCTCATACAGATGCCGCGTATGCATGGATGAATTACACCATGCAGGGCGATGTCTTCTGGTTGACGGTCCGTGATTTCCAATATACCAACCCGAACAAAGCCGCGTTGGAATTTGCGAAGGCAAATCATCCTGAAGTGTATGATGCTTACGCCAATTCGCCGATCACCAATCCCCCCGCCGAAGTTGTGGCAAATGGACATGGTATTGCAGATGTTGGTGATGCAACTCCGTTGTACGATGATATTTGGGTGGAAGTAAAGGGCGGTAACTAG
- a CDS encoding ABC transporter permease — MNPHRRHPLIFSSAMLVYVFLYAPIVVLILFSFNASRTNITFEGFIPKYSERVVMEGSMVKSSPCGPFHWFCELSKNKEVAEAAGNTLKIAFTSTIISTIVGTMAALALQRYDFKWKPFSQISLYIPIVIPEIVMGIGILTLFTQLFGIINNSLGLTGDSRLSLGLGTVILSHIAFSIPFVTLVVQARLQGFDKSFEEAAMDLGANEWITFRRVTLPTILPGILSGALLAFTLSLDDFVITFFTNGPGSTTLPIYVYGLLRRIITPQVNALSTVWILLVFSVVLLLQWVQSREQKQH; from the coding sequence ATGAATCCCCATCGCCGACATCCGCTCATTTTCTCTTCTGCCATGCTGGTGTACGTATTCCTGTATGCGCCTATCGTTGTGTTGATCCTCTTTTCATTCAACGCCTCACGCACGAACATTACGTTCGAGGGGTTTATCCCAAAGTATAGTGAACGTGTTGTCATGGAAGGGAGCATGGTGAAATCCAGCCCGTGTGGTCCTTTCCATTGGTTTTGTGAGCTTTCAAAGAACAAAGAAGTTGCTGAGGCGGCAGGCAATACATTGAAAATTGCCTTCACGTCCACGATCATTTCCACCATCGTTGGCACAATGGCAGCACTTGCGCTCCAACGATATGACTTCAAGTGGAAACCCTTCTCGCAAATTTCATTGTATATCCCGATCGTCATTCCTGAGATCGTGATGGGCATTGGGATCCTGACCCTTTTCACCCAGTTGTTTGGCATCATCAACAATTCTCTTGGATTGACCGGCGATTCAAGACTCAGCTTGGGGCTGGGTACGGTTATTCTGAGTCATATTGCCTTCAGTATTCCTTTTGTGACGCTCGTAGTGCAGGCGCGCTTGCAAGGATTCGACAAATCCTTTGAAGAGGCCGCCATGGACCTGGGTGCGAACGAGTGGATCACTTTCCGGCGTGTGACCCTTCCCACGATCCTGCCCGGTATTCTTTCAGGTGCATTACTGGCTTTTACCTTATCGCTGGATGACTTTGTGATCACGTTCTTCACAAATGGACCGGGCTCAACAACCTTGCCGATCTATGTTTATGGCTTGTTAAGACGTATCATCACCCCGCAGGTCAATGCACTCTCCACAGTTTGGATCCTGCTGGTATTTTCCGTTGTGTTGTTGTTGCAATGGGTACAGAGCCGTGAACAGAAGCAACATTAG